In Firmicutes bacterium ASF500, a single genomic region encodes these proteins:
- the Int-Tn_6 gene encoding Tn916 family transposase: MTKKRANGEGNIRKRKDGRWEGRYTAGYDPETGKRIIRNVLGKTQAEVKEKLAQAQQETAGLDVTRSEDYTVSTWLRSWYELYAKPNVRPATADRYHLIIETYTIPRIGKIKLKKLTSRDLQKLYKDLMERGRIQKRSGKGNPGLSSTTVRSVHLTLHCAFERAVKERLIPRNPTDDCIAPKVQKVEMKTLLPEHLKSYLDAANARDVLPMFYLELVSGLRKGELVALLWSDLDTEHKTISVSKQYVRNPSGEVMLSRPKTETSVRQVSIPQDAVDLLIQEHSKHPDNQYMFPSPVTGEMYHPDSVVKLHEKILKDAGLEHIRFHDLRHTFATLALQNGVDVKTVSSMLGHYDAGFTLRTYTHATRQQQNRAAETMGNFMAKVM; this comes from the coding sequence ATGACAAAGAAACGAGCAAATGGTGAGGGCAACATCCGCAAGCGCAAGGACGGCCGCTGGGAGGGACGGTACACCGCCGGCTACGATCCGGAGACTGGCAAGCGAATCATCAGAAATGTGTTGGGCAAAACCCAGGCAGAGGTCAAAGAGAAGCTGGCCCAGGCACAGCAGGAGACAGCCGGTCTGGACGTAACCCGTAGCGAAGACTACACAGTGTCTACTTGGCTCCGCAGCTGGTACGAACTCTACGCCAAGCCCAACGTCAGGCCGGCGACGGCAGACCGCTACCACCTGATCATCGAGACCTACACCATCCCACGCATCGGGAAGATCAAGCTCAAGAAGCTGACCTCCCGTGATCTGCAAAAGCTCTACAAGGACCTGATGGAGCGTGGAAGGATACAGAAGCGGAGCGGCAAGGGCAATCCAGGACTGAGCAGCACCACAGTCAGAAGTGTCCACCTCACCCTCCACTGCGCATTTGAGAGGGCGGTGAAAGAGCGGCTGATCCCACGCAACCCCACCGATGACTGCATCGCTCCGAAAGTGCAGAAGGTAGAGATGAAAACACTTCTCCCTGAACACCTCAAATCCTACCTGGACGCCGCCAATGCCAGAGACGTCCTGCCCATGTTCTACCTGGAACTGGTCAGTGGGCTGAGAAAGGGTGAACTGGTGGCACTCCTATGGTCTGACCTGGACACAGAACACAAAACGATTTCCGTCAGCAAGCAGTACGTCCGCAACCCCAGCGGAGAGGTGATGCTCTCCAGGCCTAAGACAGAGACGTCGGTTCGGCAGGTGTCCATCCCACAGGATGCTGTGGATCTGCTGATCCAGGAACACAGCAAGCACCCGGACAACCAGTATATGTTCCCCTCGCCAGTGACCGGAGAGATGTACCACCCTGACTCGGTGGTGAAACTCCATGAGAAAATACTGAAAGACGCAGGGCTGGAGCACATCAGATTTCACGACCTCCGTCACACATTTGCGACCCTTGCCCTCCAGAATGGTGTAGATGTGAAAACGGTCAGCAGTATGCTGGGGCACTATGACGCAGGCTTCACCCTCCGCACCTACACCCACGCCACTCGGCAGCAACAGAACCGAGCGGCAGAGACGATGGGAAATTTCATGGCGAAGGTCATGTAG
- the gerBA gene encoding Spore germination protein B1, producing MSKQEANAPHPRREPRLPGPLSLGRLEEVFSDCVDFAKREVYLHGDSQRKAVVCYIDGQARSERLNDYVLRPLAQDPMLASVPESQLFDLMERGALYAHGAKRLTELDPVVFALIDGSCALFLEGRDDCLVFPVATEEKRSVGEPENEPALKGARDSFVESLRTNTSLVRRRLRAPELKIREHIVGRQSLTPVDVLWIDGIADPDTVALLEERLDAIDIDGVEAAGNLEEYLVNSAKSPFPLMPYTQRPDRFCQGLLEGRVGLFADGIPLGWVLPGTIDQFFKTGQDRAYHWLVASALSVIRWLCALITLLTPGLYIALVTFHPEAIPPKLALSIVAAKQEVPFSTIFEVLIMLLAFEVIQEAGLRLPGPIGATVSILGGLVVGNAAVDAHIVSPAVLIAVAIAGVAGYTMPSQDFGNALRLWRFLLAILSSLGGLTGLALGCGALIYHMAELESFGVPYLAPFTTGTRVPRGHPSLFRLPLPMMKWRDGPVKTQNRRNQR from the coding sequence ATGTCCAAACAGGAGGCCAACGCGCCCCACCCAAGAAGGGAACCCCGCCTCCCCGGGCCGCTGTCGCTGGGGCGGCTGGAGGAGGTCTTTTCTGACTGCGTGGACTTCGCCAAACGGGAGGTCTACCTCCACGGGGACAGCCAGCGGAAGGCCGTGGTCTGCTACATCGACGGCCAGGCCCGGTCGGAGCGGCTGAACGACTACGTTCTGCGGCCTCTGGCCCAGGACCCCATGCTGGCCTCTGTTCCCGAGAGCCAGCTCTTCGACCTGATGGAGCGGGGGGCCCTCTACGCCCACGGGGCCAAGCGGCTTACCGAGCTGGACCCGGTGGTCTTTGCCCTCATCGACGGATCCTGCGCCCTCTTTTTGGAGGGCCGGGACGACTGCCTGGTTTTCCCCGTGGCTACCGAGGAGAAGCGGTCTGTGGGGGAGCCGGAGAACGAGCCTGCCCTGAAGGGGGCTAGGGACTCCTTTGTGGAGAGCCTGCGGACCAACACCTCTCTGGTCCGCCGCCGTCTCCGGGCCCCGGAGCTGAAAATTCGGGAGCATATCGTGGGCCGGCAGTCTCTGACGCCGGTGGATGTGCTGTGGATTGACGGCATCGCCGACCCGGACACGGTGGCCCTGCTGGAGGAGCGGCTGGACGCCATCGACATCGACGGCGTAGAGGCGGCGGGCAATCTGGAGGAGTATCTGGTAAACAGCGCCAAATCCCCGTTTCCCCTGATGCCCTACACCCAGCGGCCCGACCGCTTCTGCCAGGGGCTTCTGGAGGGCCGGGTGGGGCTGTTTGCCGACGGCATCCCCCTGGGGTGGGTCCTGCCGGGGACCATAGACCAGTTCTTCAAGACCGGGCAGGACCGGGCCTACCACTGGCTGGTGGCCTCCGCCCTCAGCGTGATCCGCTGGCTGTGCGCCCTCATCACTCTGCTGACGCCGGGGCTGTATATCGCCCTGGTCACCTTCCACCCCGAGGCCATCCCGCCCAAGCTGGCCCTGTCCATCGTGGCCGCCAAGCAGGAGGTGCCCTTTTCCACCATCTTTGAGGTGCTCATCATGCTGCTGGCTTTCGAGGTCATCCAGGAGGCGGGACTGCGTCTGCCCGGGCCCATCGGGGCCACCGTCTCCATTCTGGGCGGGCTGGTGGTGGGCAACGCGGCGGTAGACGCCCACATTGTTTCCCCCGCCGTCCTCATCGCCGTGGCCATCGCCGGGGTGGCGGGATACACCATGCCAAGCCAGGACTTTGGCAACGCCCTGCGGTTGTGGCGGTTTCTGCTAGCGATTCTGTCCAGCCTGGGGGGGCTCACCGGCCTGGCCCTGGGGTGCGGGGCGCTGATCTATCACATGGCGGAGCTGGAATCCTTCGGCGTGCCCTATCTGGCCCCCTTCACCACCGGGACCAGGGTGCCCCGAGGTCACCCCAGCCTCTTCCGCCTGCCTCTGCCCATGATGAAGTGGCGGGACGGGCCCGTCAAGACCCAGAATAGGAGGAACCAGCGATGA